CGCTCCTTCACGATTTTTTTCAAGTCGCTGAAATCCATCAGAAAGCCCTCGTCGGAAACTCCCGCTTCCTTTACCGTCTTTCCTTTTAACACAACCTCGAGCTTATACGTATGCCCGTGCACATTCGCGCATTTTCCGTTATGACCCACCAATTGATGCGCGGCATCAAACGTAAACATTTTGCATACGGATACTTCATTCATCATGTCGGTTCACCTGATTTCGGATTTCCAAGTACTGCTGCAAGCCTCTGTTCCTCAATTCGCAAGCCGGGCATTCGCCGCAACCGCTGCCCATCACGCCGTTATAACAAGTCAAGGTGTTCTCGCGAATGTAATCGAAATACCCCAATTCGTCCGCCAACCGCCACGTTTCTTGTTTATTCAGCCACATCAACGGGGTATGAATGACAAACTCGTAATCCATCGACAAGTTTAACGTCACATTTAGCGATTTGATAAAAATGTCCCGGCAATCGGGATAACCGCTGAAATCCGTCTGGCACACGCCCGTGACGAGGTGATGACAATCCGACTGCTTGGCGAGTATGGCGGCAAACGTAAGAAACAACATATTGCGGCCGTCGACAAAAGTAGTCGGCAACCTTCCATCCTTGCCCGCTTCGATCGCGATATCATCCCGCGTTAAAGCGTTAGGAGCAAGCTGATTCAACAAGCCCAGATCCAGGATGTGGTGCTTCACCTGAAAGTGCCGCGCTATGTCGGCAGCCACTTCGAGTTCATGGGAATGCCTTTGATTATAGTTGAACGTAACGGCTTCGACTTGCTCGAATTTTTTTAACGCCCAGACTAAGCAGGTTGTGCTGTCTTGCCCACCGCTAAAAACGACCAATGCTTTCTTATTCATATAACAAAAGTCTCCTCAAACAGATTTATCCAGAAAATTCCCCTCTGCGCCCGTATACTTTACGATTATACCTCCAAAGTCTTATATTATGGGATTTTCGCGCGGAGATAAACAGCGATGTCGGGCAGAAGAACAGGTAAAACGTGGCTGTCGGATAAATGAGGAGACCCGGTACGCCGCTGCCGTTAAAAATTAAAGAGCCATTTCAAAACGCCCCGGTGACCACATTCACGCGAGGAATTTTGAAATGGCTCGACTCGAGCGGCACGGATTCGCGAGGATTGCCGTGCGTCCTTTTTTAATGTTCGCTCGGCTCCCCTTCCCGCGCGCGGCTCGTGGATCGGGCTTTTTTTCGTTGACAACCGCTTGGGCAAGCGCCTATAATTGGAAGCAAATCATTTGAACCGGTTCAAATACTTGATCTATTTAACAAACCAAAAGGCATAAACCTGATTTTTGAACCGGTACAATCATTTGAGGTCGATGGTTATGAACGTGACGATAGCCGATTTGGCTAAAATGACCGGACTCGCCAAAAGCACGATATCCGGCGTCCTGAACAATAAAAGCGGATTTTCCGAAAAAACGCGGCAAAAAGTGTTAAAAGCGGCGGAACAGTACGGATACGTGCCGAATGAAATTGCCAGAGGGCTTACATCCAAGTTCACCAAAACGATCGGGCTGGTCATCAAAGACATCACCAATCCGTTCTATAATCAAATAACCAAAGGCGTGCAAGAGATCGCCAACGCATTCGGCTATACCGTATTTTTATGCAGCAGCGGCGAAGACCACGAAGCCGAAATCAATCAAATCGAGGCCATGGTGGGCAGACGGGTGGACGGGCTTATCATCGCACCGCTGCTGGAGGAAGTTACTTTCGATCATATTTATGAATTAAAACGAAAGTCACTGCCTTTTGCGTTGTTGGGAAAAATCCCCGGATTGGATTGCGACTGGGTGGAATTCGACGATTACAGCGGAGGGCGCCAGGCCGCGGAACATCTCATTGAGAACGGGCATACGCAGATCGGTTTCATAACGGGTCTTCGCACGTCCCGGGCATCCAAGATGAGATATTCCGCCTTTAAGGATACGTTGGTCGCCAACGGACTGACGCTAAACCCCGATTATGTGTTTCATGAAGCGCAAAGCTTCATGGACGGAGTAGAGATCGGACAGAGGGTCCTGCAGATGGATCGTCGCCCGACAGCGCTCATTTGTTTCGATGATGTGATTGCGATGGGGGTGATCAAGGCGCTGGAACAGTCCGGATTAAAGGTGCCGGATGACCTGTCGGTCATCGGTTTTGACGATATCGACATGATGCTGTTCCCGCTGACGACCGTATCGATTCCGACCTACGAAGCCGGCAAAACATTGGCCCGCATTTTATTCGAACGTATCTTTGACGGCGAAACCAGGGAATTCAAGCAAAAGGTATTTGACGTGAAACTCGTCACGCGAAATTCGGTAAAACGGCTTCATCAATCCTGAAGAAACGGAAGGTCGCTATGGACAATTTAAACGTGGGCAACCTTGAAATCAGACGGTACGAATCCCGGACACAGATGGGAGAAGCGGTGGCGCATGATCTGGCCGCCCATATCCGGCAGGTTTTAAAGAGCAAGGACTTTGTTTCGATCGTATTCGCTTCCGCTCCGTCGCAGCTTGATTTTCTCGAATCGCTCCGCCGCATGGAGGATGTTCCTTGGGATCGGATTCATGGTTTTCATCTGGACGAATACATCGGCCTTTCCCAGGAGGCTCCCCAGAGCTTCTCCCGGTTTTTGCGCGACCAACTGTTCAATTACAGAACTCCGCACGTGTTTCACGCCTTGGACGGGTTAAACGATCCGCAGCAAGAATGCAAGCGTTACGCCGAACTGCTGAAACAAACCCCGCTGGATATCGCCTGTATCGGGATCGGGGAGAACGGACACATAGCCTTTAACGATCCCCACGTGGCGGATTTCGAAGATCCGCAGGCCGTAAAGGTTGTGGCCTTGGATGAAACAAGCAGACAGCAGCAGGTGAACGACGGATGCTTCGCGGCGCTGGAGGAGGTCCCGACCGAAGCGTTGACGTTAACCATCCCGTCGATTATGGCTGCGCCGGCCATTTTCTGTACCGTCCCCGGCAGCCGGAAAAGCCGCGCGGTTCGCGAGACGGTTTACGGGCCGATCGACGTTTCTTGCCCGGCATCCATCTTGCGCAAAGCCAATCGGTGTTATTTGTATCTCGATCGCGAGAGCGCTTTATATCTGTAACGAACCTCGGCGCTTCGAGGAGGCCATTCACCCAGGGGAACACCCGGAAAGAGGGGTCTAGCGTGGATCGGTTGTTGGCGTTTTATAAAAACCACCTGAACGAGGTATTGCTGCCGTTTTGGCTGCGCGCTCTCGACCGGGAACGGGGAGGCGTGTATACCTGCTTCAACAATACGGGGACGGAAAGAGTCGGCACGGACAAATACACGTGGTCCCAAGGACGATTTATATGGCTGTTATCCAGAATGGCCGCGATGTGCCAGGACCGGACGCTTGAGGGAGACGGCGCTTTATATCTGGAGCATGCCGCCAAAACCGTGGAGTTTCTGAACCGCCATGTCTTTCTGGATAACGGGAATTGCGCCTATGTGCTGTCGGAAGACGGGGAGATGATCGAGCCCGTTCCGGGGCAGGGCTTCGATACAAGCTTTTATGCGGATTGCTTCGTCGTCCTGGGATTTGCCGAATATGCCAAAGCGGCGGGAGACCGCGCGACTTTGGAACGCGCGTTGAAGCTGTACCGGCGCATCGAGGAAAGGCTGGCCTCGGGAGACGCCAGAAGCGAACCGTATCCGGTTCCGCCCGGTTATGCGGCGCACTCGTTCTCCATGATTATGCTGAACGTGTCCCAGGAGCTGGCCGACGCGCTGCAACAAATGGAGCATGCGGAATCCGCCGAGATCCGCAACAAAAGCGTCGGATATATGGACAAGGTGATGAACCGATTTGTCCGTCCGGACGGCCTTGTCACGGAGCTGCTGGCCGAAGACGCCTCTCTCCGCGATACGTTATTGGCCAGACATCTTACGCCGGGACACGCGATCGAATGCATGTGGTTTGTCATGACGGAAGCGCAGAAAACGGGACGGCCCGATCTGGTCGGGAAAGCGGCGGAAGTGGTGAAGCGTTCGTTCGAGATCGGATGGGACCCAGAATTCGGGGGATTGTACCGGTATGTCGATTACGGCGGGGGGCAGCCTCAAGGCCGGTTGATCGGGGACCGGTTTGAAGCGTTAATTCGGGATACGTGGGACATGAAGATTTGGTGGCCGCACTCCGAAGCGTTGTACACGCTGCTTCTGGCCTATCGGATGACACACGAACAGGTGTTTTGGGACTACTATGAACGGACGCACGACTACGTCTTCCGGACGTTCCCGAACCCCGACCGATCCGTCGGAGAGTGGATTCAAATCCGCGACCGGCAAGGAGAGCCGGTACAGAAGCTGGTCGCTCTGCCGGTTAAAGATCCTTATCACATTATCCGAAACGTGCTGCTCGCGATCGAGCTGTTGTCGGCGAATCGGCCGGACCGAACGGCATGAAAGATCGGATTCGGAAGCCGATGGATCTCCGTCCGGGATGAGCGTCAACGCTCCGGGCGGCGATCGGGGCATACGATGAGGGGGATACACGTGGCAAACGGGGATAGCTATGAAATCCGCGGCAGGCATCTATTCACCCATGAGCCGGTCGCCGTACGCATCCATGACGGCAAAATCCGCTCGATATCGGCTGCCGGCGGATTCGATGCTCGGGAGGAGGAGCTGTGGATCGCTCCGGGGCTGATCGATTTGCAAATCAACGGATTCGCCGGTTACGACCTGAATCTGTCCGGCGTCCCGATGGAGCCACGCGTGGAAGCCGTCATTCGAATGTCCAGAGCTGTTCTTCGGACAGGGACGACTACTTTTTTTCCAACGATCATTACGGCGGGATTTGAGCAAATCCTCGACAGCATGACCGCCATTCGGTTGGCTTGCGAACAGGACCCGCTGGTCGACCGTATGGTGGCCGGCATCCATCTGGAAGGACCTTATTTATCGGAATTGGACGGACCGCGCGGAGCGCATCCGAAAGCCCATATCAAAGATCCCGATTGGACGGAGTTCATGAAATGGCAGGAAGCTTCGGGCAACCGCATCAAGCTGGTCACCCTTGCGCCCGAGCGTCCCGGCGCCATCTCGTTTATCGAGCAGCTCGTTCGTCACGGCATTGTGGCGAGCGTGGGCCATACCGCGGCCAGCCCTGAAGAAATCGGACGGGCGGCGGAAGCGGGCGCCCGCATGTCCACGCACCTGGGCAACGGCGCTCATCCCCAACTGCCGAGGCATCCGAATTACATCTGGAGCCAACTGGCGGAAGACCGATTGTGGGCCAGCGTGATCGCGGACGGCCATCATCTTCACGCCTCCGTATTGAAGGTGATCAGCGCGGTCAAGCAAGACCGTCTCGTGTTGGTCAGCGACGCCGTACATCTGGCGGGTTTGCCTCCCGGCATTTACAACACCCATGTCGGAGGGCGCGTCGAACTGTTGGAGACGGGAAGGCTGCAAATGGCCGACAACCCGCTGCTCTTGGCGGGAGCGGCCGTCTCCTTGATGGACTGCGTGCAGCATATGTATCGTGCGCTGGAGACCGATCTGGCCGCAGCGTTACAAATGGCCACAGTACGACCGGCAACGTTAATCGGACTTTCGCAAGGGAGGATGGAAACCGGAGCTATGGCGGACTTGATCTTGTTCCGATGGAACAAGGAAACGAAATCCGTTCAGATCCGGCAAGTCCTCAAGCATGGAACGATTCATACGATAGGTTGACCGAGACCTTCAGCAATATACCGCCGCCCCGGCATTTCGCGATAAGCGTAAGGGAGGCGGTTTTATTTTTTATCCGCACGAATCCCCTCGCCCCTATTGACTTTTAGAAAAAAGTGTAATACAGTTTGGTTGTGGTTTTGGTTGACTTGTTATTCAATCAAAAATAAGAGGTGGATGACGAATGACTCTCTATCAGGCTGACGTATGTATTGTCGGCGCAGGGCCTGCGGGCGCATTCCTTGGATTTCTGCTGGCCAAAAAAGGGATCAACACGCTGCTGATCGAACGCCATGAGGAACTCGACCGCGAATTCCGCGGCGAACACCTTCATGGAGATGTGGAGACGTTATTGAAAAAATACCGGCTTTTTGATAAGGTTCGGGAACTGGGGATTTTGCCTATGTCAAGGGTCGAATTTTTCGACGGCACCAGAAGAGTCATGTCCGTTACGCCGGACCTGTTCGGCATCGAACATGTCGGCATTCACTTCCCCCACAAGCACCTGCTCCGCGTGCTCATTGAGGAAGCACAGCAAACCGGTTGCTTTCAACTGCTCATGAAAACAACCGTCACGGAGTTGATCGTCGAGCAAGACCAAGTGGTCGGGTTAAAGGCGAAAAGCAAAGACGGAGAAGTGGAGGTTCGCAGCAAAATTGTCGTTGGGGCGGATGGCAGGCATTCCATCGTAAGAAAACTGGCCAACATTCCCACACAAATCGCGAAGCATGGTTACGATGTGCTGTGGGCGAAAATTCCCGCTCCGTCCGATTGGGAGCCGACGATGCGGATTGTACTCGCGAACCGTACGCAAATTACCCTGTTCGCCTGCACCGGCGGTTTCATACAGATTGGTTGGCAAATTCCCGAAGGATCGTTCCCTGCTCTCCGAAAGCAGCATTTCCAACCTTTTATCGATACGTTACTGAAAGCCGCGCCGGAATTAAAACCATTTGTCGATCGGCACATTCGGGATTGGAACGATTTTATATGCCTGCCCGTTCAGAGCTGCAAATGCGAAACCTGGGTGAAGAACGGCTTGGTTATCATGGGTGACGCCGCGCATACGATGAGCCCGGCGGGCGGAATCGGCGTCAATGCAGCGATGAAAGATTCCGAGGTGCTTGCTCCGATCCTCTGGGATGCCCTTCAAAGCCAAGACTACTCCCGCGCGAAATTGATGGCGTTCGAACAGATGCGGCGGGATGAGATCAACAAGCTGCAGGAAGGCCAGGTTCGGCAAGAAAAAGCTATGGAGAAACTAAACAAAAGCATCATGCTGAAGCGCCTTTTTTATTGGAATATGCGGGTTCTGGACAAAATGCCCTGGAAGGGCAAAATCTTCGCCAAAATGTATACCGCCAACAAGTAAACGGAGGAATAGCGTATGCCAAGAACGGAAGAACAAAATCAACAAATCCGGGACGAACGCCAGGAGCAGATTCTTCAAGCAGCCTTAAAAGTGTTCGCCCGCAGGGGCATGGCTGCCGCCAAAATCAGCGATATCGCCGCCGAAGCGGGATTTAGCCACGGTCTGGTTTATCATTATTTCAAATCCAAGGAAGAGATTTTCTCCACACTGGTCAAAAAGGCGTTGCAAGGGTCAACCCTCGTCATCCAGTATGCTCAACAACAAGAGGGTTCTCCCCTGCAGCAATTGCGTTGGATGACGAATATGATTTTGCAGAATATTTCCGGCGAGGGGGCTTATCTCTTTCTGATCATGATGCAAGCTTTTACATCCGATGCCATCCCGGAGGAAGTCAAACAAATGATGGACGATGGGCTTGCGTTTTCAGCCATCAAAGCCACATTGCCCTTAATCCAAGCCGGTCAACAAGCCGGAGAAATCATGCCGGATGATCCTGTGAAATTGGCGGTCTTGTACTATTCCCTTATCCAAGGTCTGGCCATCAGCAAAATCCAGTGGAAGGATTGTCCGATGCCCGATGCCGATATGGTTTTGAGGGTTTTGAAGGCCAAATGATGCACCCGATCAACAAGTGACCCTGAGGATGATTTCTCAGGCCAGCGTGAATAGACACTATTATCACCATTGGAAAATGGCAGTGAAATAAAAAAAGCATAAATTTGCCGAAACGGCAATTTATGCTTCTTGCAATTGAAGGGTTTTTTCGGATTCGCTGGTTTGTTTTCCCTCTAAGCCGAGCGTCCGCGCTGTCAGCGTATGAATTTCTTGGAAAAGCTCCGGGTTTTGCGCGAGTGATACGCCATAAGAAGGAATCATTTCTTTTATTTTCGGTTCCCACTTTTTCATATGTTGCGGGAAACACTTTTCTAATACCTCAAGCATGACGTGAACGGCAGTAGAAGCACCCGGAGAAGCGCCGAGCAATGCAGCTACCGAGCCATCAGCGGAACTAATCACTTCCGTACCAAATTGAAGTGTTCCTTTACCGCCGGCCTCCGTATCTTTAATCACTTGCACACGTTGGCCCGCTACCACTATACTCCAATCCTCGCTTTTGGCGTTCGGAACAAACTCGCGCAATTCTTCCATGCGCTGTTCATTCGATAACATCAATTGCTGGATCAGGTATTTTGTCAATGCCATCTCTTTTACGCCTGCCGCCAGCATCGTGAGGACATTATTCGGTTTTACGGAACGGATCAAATCGAAATTTGAACCCGTTTTTAAGAACTTGGGCGAGAAGCCGGCAAACGGTCCAAACAACAATGATTTTTTGTTGTCGATATACCTTGTATCCAGATGCGGAACGGACATGGGAGGAGCGCCAACCTTAGCTTTACCGTAGACTTTTGCATGATGCTTCGCGACAACCTCCGGATTGTTACATACCATAAACAGTCCGCTTACCGGGAATCCGCCAATATGTTTGGACTCCGGAATACCGGTTTTTTGCAGTAAAGGCAGACTTCCGCCCCCGCCGCCGATAAAGACGAATTTTGCCGTATGGTATTCGATTTTACCGCGATCGATATCATGCACTTTCACTTCCCATGAGCCGTCGCGAGCACGTTTAATATCCTGAACACGATGCTTGTAATTTATCTCGACGTTTTGTCTCTTTAAATGATCAAACAATAAGCGCGTTAAAGCGCCAAAGTTGACATCCGTTCCAGAGTCAATTTTTGTTGCCGCTATCGGTTCATTCGATGTACGGCCTTCCATGATAAGCGGAACCCATTCCTTTAGTTTTTCAGGGTCATCGGAAAATTCCATTCCTTGGAACAAGGGATTTTTTGACAGAGCTTCGAAACGCTTTTTCAAAAACAATACATTTTTTTCCCCTTGTACGAAACTCATATGAGGAATTGGCATGATAAAGTCCTGCGGATTACGAATCAAATTGCTGTTTACAAGATAAGACCAAAACTGTTTTGAAAGCTGAAACTGTTCATTAATTTTTATAGCTTTGCTAATATCTACAGATCCGTCAGATTTTTCGGGTGTATAATTAAGCTCGCACAGAGCAGCATGGCCCGTACCCGCATTATTCCATTCGTTGGAGCTTTCTTCTCCTGCGTTTGCGAGTTTCTCAAACACTTTGATTTCCCATTCCGGTGCTAACTCTTTCAGTAATGTTCCCAAAGTCGCGCTCATAATGCCGGCACCGATCAAGATCACGTCTGTTTTCGCATGTATGTTGCTCATTTATACCATCCTTATTACCCTAAGATGATTTACAGAAAGGATGTGGGCGCTCCTGCTTAGGCGTCACAGCAAGCCCCTGCACGACATCGTCTTCCATCTCTTCTAAACTAAATTTAATCTTGTTCTAGTGTACCACTATTATTTATAGAATTAAATACGTTTTGCTATATGTATATGATGGTTATCGGCAGAAGTCCACAAGCATCTCATC
The Paenibacillus thermoaerophilus DNA segment above includes these coding regions:
- the queC gene encoding 7-cyano-7-deazaguanine synthase QueC, with translation MNKKALVVFSGGQDSTTCLVWALKKFEQVEAVTFNYNQRHSHELEVAADIARHFQVKHHILDLGLLNQLAPNALTRDDIAIEAGKDGRLPTTFVDGRNMLFLTFAAILAKQSDCHHLVTGVCQTDFSGYPDCRDIFIKSLNVTLNLSMDYEFVIHTPLMWLNKQETWRLADELGYFDYIRENTLTCYNGVMGSGCGECPACELRNRGLQQYLEIRNQVNRHDE
- a CDS encoding LacI family DNA-binding transcriptional regulator, which codes for MNVTIADLAKMTGLAKSTISGVLNNKSGFSEKTRQKVLKAAEQYGYVPNEIARGLTSKFTKTIGLVIKDITNPFYNQITKGVQEIANAFGYTVFLCSSGEDHEAEINQIEAMVGRRVDGLIIAPLLEEVTFDHIYELKRKSLPFALLGKIPGLDCDWVEFDDYSGGRQAAEHLIENGHTQIGFITGLRTSRASKMRYSAFKDTLVANGLTLNPDYVFHEAQSFMDGVEIGQRVLQMDRRPTALICFDDVIAMGVIKALEQSGLKVPDDLSVIGFDDIDMMLFPLTTVSIPTYEAGKTLARILFERIFDGETREFKQKVFDVKLVTRNSVKRLHQS
- a CDS encoding 6-phosphogluconolactonase: MDNLNVGNLEIRRYESRTQMGEAVAHDLAAHIRQVLKSKDFVSIVFASAPSQLDFLESLRRMEDVPWDRIHGFHLDEYIGLSQEAPQSFSRFLRDQLFNYRTPHVFHALDGLNDPQQECKRYAELLKQTPLDIACIGIGENGHIAFNDPHVADFEDPQAVKVVALDETSRQQQVNDGCFAALEEVPTEALTLTIPSIMAAPAIFCTVPGSRKSRAVRETVYGPIDVSCPASILRKANRCYLYLDRESALYL
- a CDS encoding AGE family epimerase/isomerase, coding for MDRLLAFYKNHLNEVLLPFWLRALDRERGGVYTCFNNTGTERVGTDKYTWSQGRFIWLLSRMAAMCQDRTLEGDGALYLEHAAKTVEFLNRHVFLDNGNCAYVLSEDGEMIEPVPGQGFDTSFYADCFVVLGFAEYAKAAGDRATLERALKLYRRIEERLASGDARSEPYPVPPGYAAHSFSMIMLNVSQELADALQQMEHAESAEIRNKSVGYMDKVMNRFVRPDGLVTELLAEDASLRDTLLARHLTPGHAIECMWFVMTEAQKTGRPDLVGKAAEVVKRSFEIGWDPEFGGLYRYVDYGGGQPQGRLIGDRFEALIRDTWDMKIWWPHSEALYTLLLAYRMTHEQVFWDYYERTHDYVFRTFPNPDRSVGEWIQIRDRQGEPVQKLVALPVKDPYHIIRNVLLAIELLSANRPDRTA
- a CDS encoding N-acetylglucosamine-6-phosphate deacetylase produces the protein MANGDSYEIRGRHLFTHEPVAVRIHDGKIRSISAAGGFDAREEELWIAPGLIDLQINGFAGYDLNLSGVPMEPRVEAVIRMSRAVLRTGTTTFFPTIITAGFEQILDSMTAIRLACEQDPLVDRMVAGIHLEGPYLSELDGPRGAHPKAHIKDPDWTEFMKWQEASGNRIKLVTLAPERPGAISFIEQLVRHGIVASVGHTAASPEEIGRAAEAGARMSTHLGNGAHPQLPRHPNYIWSQLAEDRLWASVIADGHHLHASVLKVISAVKQDRLVLVSDAVHLAGLPPGIYNTHVGGRVELLETGRLQMADNPLLLAGAAVSLMDCVQHMYRALETDLAAALQMATVRPATLIGLSQGRMETGAMADLILFRWNKETKSVQIRQVLKHGTIHTIG
- a CDS encoding FAD-dependent monooxygenase, which produces MTLYQADVCIVGAGPAGAFLGFLLAKKGINTLLIERHEELDREFRGEHLHGDVETLLKKYRLFDKVRELGILPMSRVEFFDGTRRVMSVTPDLFGIEHVGIHFPHKHLLRVLIEEAQQTGCFQLLMKTTVTELIVEQDQVVGLKAKSKDGEVEVRSKIVVGADGRHSIVRKLANIPTQIAKHGYDVLWAKIPAPSDWEPTMRIVLANRTQITLFACTGGFIQIGWQIPEGSFPALRKQHFQPFIDTLLKAAPELKPFVDRHIRDWNDFICLPVQSCKCETWVKNGLVIMGDAAHTMSPAGGIGVNAAMKDSEVLAPILWDALQSQDYSRAKLMAFEQMRRDEINKLQEGQVRQEKAMEKLNKSIMLKRLFYWNMRVLDKMPWKGKIFAKMYTANK
- a CDS encoding TetR/AcrR family transcriptional regulator, coding for MPRTEEQNQQIRDERQEQILQAALKVFARRGMAAAKISDIAAEAGFSHGLVYHYFKSKEEIFSTLVKKALQGSTLVIQYAQQQEGSPLQQLRWMTNMILQNISGEGAYLFLIMMQAFTSDAIPEEVKQMMDDGLAFSAIKATLPLIQAGQQAGEIMPDDPVKLAVLYYSLIQGLAISKIQWKDCPMPDADMVLRVLKAK
- a CDS encoding malate:quinone oxidoreductase, with the protein product MSNIHAKTDVILIGAGIMSATLGTLLKELAPEWEIKVFEKLANAGEESSNEWNNAGTGHAALCELNYTPEKSDGSVDISKAIKINEQFQLSKQFWSYLVNSNLIRNPQDFIMPIPHMSFVQGEKNVLFLKKRFEALSKNPLFQGMEFSDDPEKLKEWVPLIMEGRTSNEPIAATKIDSGTDVNFGALTRLLFDHLKRQNVEINYKHRVQDIKRARDGSWEVKVHDIDRGKIEYHTAKFVFIGGGGGSLPLLQKTGIPESKHIGGFPVSGLFMVCNNPEVVAKHHAKVYGKAKVGAPPMSVPHLDTRYIDNKKSLLFGPFAGFSPKFLKTGSNFDLIRSVKPNNVLTMLAAGVKEMALTKYLIQQLMLSNEQRMEELREFVPNAKSEDWSIVVAGQRVQVIKDTEAGGKGTLQFGTEVISSADGSVAALLGASPGASTAVHVMLEVLEKCFPQHMKKWEPKIKEMIPSYGVSLAQNPELFQEIHTLTARTLGLEGKQTSESEKTLQLQEA